tgaatatataaatccttatatataataataataataataataataattttttttccttttctttttaaagGGGTTGGGAAGAGTTGTCTTTTATTACAATTTACAGATAAAAGATTCAGAGCAGATCATGATTTAACAATAGGTGTGGAATTTGGAGCACGATTAATTAATTTAgataataaacaaataaaacTTCAAATATGGGACACGTATGcaaataaatacatattcattataaaaaaagaaaaagaatgtgtttttttttatattatttatattgaaTTTAAATTGgttatgaatataatatgatatataaaatatattttttatttatttttttttatttttattgttttatataGTGCTGGTCAAGAATCATTTAGATCTATAACAAGGTCATATTATCGTGGAGCAGCAGGAGCCTTATTAGTTTATGATATTACTCGGtatataaatcattataaattataacacaaaatatataaatatatatatagtatatatGTTCTATAGCCCATTTAAAgtatataatgaatattatccttttttaatttaatatatatatatatatatatatatatatattttttatagaaGAGAAACATTTAATCATTTGAATAGATGGTTAGATGAAGTCAGACAAAATTCAAATCCACATATGGCTATTATTTTAGTAGGAAATAAATGTGATTTAGAAAGAAGAGAAGTATCAGCAGAAGAAGGTGCACAATTTGCTAGA
This region of Plasmodium gaboni strain SY75 chromosome 12, whole genome shotgun sequence genomic DNA includes:
- a CDS encoding ras-related protein Rab-2, whose translation is MSPYEYLFKYIIIGDTGVGKSCLLLQFTDKRFRADHDLTIGVEFGARLINLDNKQIKLQIWDTAGQESFRSITRSYYRGAAGALLVYDITRRETFNHLNRWLDEVRQNSNPHMAIILVGNKCDLERREVSAEEGAQFARQNGLIFLETSAKTAKNVEEAFLYTARKIYDNILEDVYDLSNESYGIKYGPNSQYSRVKLDIPSMPESRSGFSCC